A single genomic interval of Persephonella atlantica harbors:
- a CDS encoding FtsB family cell division protein, producing the protein MQYSKEKKFFQGLSDRIKELLGVDSVLLFFSLLLFLYFVFYIFLGERNIFRLIQKEKYRDSLRHEIKQLTEENIQLRDKIDYLKSDLFFIEKKAREDLGLVKDGEEIYIIVDRDGKIKGKERRWIDRVLEKYQEFKLR; encoded by the coding sequence ATGCAGTATTCAAAGGAAAAGAAGTTTTTTCAAGGTTTATCAGATAGAATAAAGGAACTGTTAGGGGTGGACTCTGTCCTCCTTTTCTTTTCTCTTCTTCTATTTCTTTATTTTGTTTTTTACATTTTTTTAGGGGAAAGAAACATATTCAGACTTATTCAAAAGGAAAAATACAGAGACAGTCTCAGACATGAGATAAAACAGCTAACAGAAGAAAATATACAACTGAGAGATAAAATAGATTACCTTAAGTCAGACCTTTTTTTTATTGAGAAAAAAGCCAGAGAAGACCTTGGCCTTGTGAAAGATGGAGAAGAGATTTACATTATCGTTGATAGAGACGGGAAGATTAAGGGAAAAGAGAGAAGATGGATAGACAGAGTGTTAGAAAAATATCAGGAATTCAAGCTGAGATAA
- a CDS encoding tRNA (5-methylaminomethyl-2-thiouridine)(34)-methyltransferase MnmD, with protein sequence MDSRIKTADGTETFLNPEYNEAYHSTKAGAYTESLHKFVLPCQIDRLSRENDSIYILDVGFGLGYNIAVAVETAVKNNPDIFLKILSVEKDKKVFDRIKQLNLPENLKGIYTEILSGKFEENRYTAKGKNFHLTVIFGDARKLLKKITGRFDAVFYDPFSPKVNTEMWTVNMFKTVKNLMKEEAVLATYSASLAVRKGLIEAGFKIGLVEPVGRKSYSTVATIKGEIPPLTEKEKNRLKNSPYAVPYWDNEDMTLPPEIIKANFEKEVEKNLTALKSS encoded by the coding sequence ATGGACAGCAGAATAAAAACAGCAGACGGAACGGAAACCTTTTTAAATCCAGAGTATAACGAAGCATACCACAGCACAAAGGCAGGAGCATACACAGAAAGCCTCCATAAGTTTGTCCTTCCCTGCCAGATTGACAGGCTATCAAGAGAAAATGACAGTATTTATATATTAGATGTAGGATTTGGTCTTGGATATAACATTGCCGTTGCTGTAGAAACAGCTGTAAAAAATAATCCTGATATTTTCCTAAAGATACTCTCTGTGGAAAAAGATAAAAAAGTTTTTGACAGGATAAAACAGCTGAATCTTCCTGAAAATTTAAAGGGTATATACACAGAAATTCTATCAGGAAAGTTTGAAGAAAATAGATACACAGCAAAGGGGAAAAATTTCCACCTGACAGTTATTTTTGGAGACGCAAGGAAACTGCTGAAAAAGATAACAGGCAGATTTGATGCAGTATTTTACGACCCATTCTCCCCAAAGGTAAACACAGAGATGTGGACAGTAAACATGTTCAAAACAGTAAAAAATCTGATGAAAGAAGAAGCTGTCCTTGCCACCTACAGTGCATCACTTGCTGTGAGGAAAGGTCTTATAGAGGCTGGTTTTAAGATTGGTCTCGTTGAGCCTGTAGGCAGGAAAAGCTACTCAACTGTTGCCACCATAAAGGGAGAGATTCCACCTTTAACAGAAAAAGAAAAAAACAGACTGAAAAACTCCCCCTATGCCGTTCCTTACTGGGATAACGAGGATATGACACTTCCACCAGAGATAATAAAAGCAAACTTTGAAAAAGAGGTGGAGAAAAACCTCACAGCTTTAAAAAGTTCCTGA
- a CDS encoding aspartate kinase, which produces MPLVVQKFGGTSVGTVERIKNVAKKVKKAVEEGNKVVVVSSAMAGETDRLLGLTREISSRPDPREQDMVVSTGEQVAIGLLALALKEIGIDAVSLTGWQVPIYTDTAYTKARIKRIDTHRIMSELERGKVVIVAGFQGVNDYGDITTLGRGGSDTTAVALAAALKADVCEIYTDVTGVFTADPRIVENARKIPVISYEEMMEMASLGSKVMQIRSVEFAAKYGVKIHVKSSFIDEDGTWIVEENEEMERVAVRGISHELKESKITVVKVPDKPGIAAKLFKALGDNNIVVDMIVQNVSHEGYTDISFTVNKVDADFAEEIAREVAQEVGASGVERNDRIAKISVVGLGMKTHAGTAGKMFEVLYREGINIYAISTSEIKISCLIDEKYAELAVRALHEAFIENQETIVVD; this is translated from the coding sequence TTGCCCCTTGTAGTGCAGAAATTTGGTGGAACGTCTGTAGGAACAGTAGAAAGAATTAAAAATGTGGCAAAAAAGGTAAAAAAGGCAGTTGAAGAAGGAAATAAAGTTGTTGTTGTTTCCTCTGCAATGGCAGGAGAAACAGACAGACTGTTAGGTCTGACAAGAGAGATATCCTCCAGACCAGACCCCCGGGAACAGGATATGGTTGTTTCAACAGGAGAGCAGGTTGCCATTGGTCTGCTGGCACTTGCACTGAAAGAGATAGGGATAGATGCAGTAAGTCTGACAGGATGGCAGGTTCCTATATATACAGATACAGCCTATACGAAAGCAAGGATAAAGAGGATAGATACCCACAGAATAATGTCAGAGCTTGAAAGGGGAAAGGTTGTTATTGTTGCAGGATTTCAGGGGGTAAACGATTACGGCGATATAACCACACTGGGAAGAGGAGGCTCTGATACCACAGCAGTTGCACTTGCTGCAGCACTGAAAGCTGACGTGTGTGAGATATATACAGACGTTACAGGGGTGTTTACAGCAGACCCCCGTATAGTTGAGAATGCCCGCAAGATACCTGTCATCTCCTATGAAGAGATGATGGAGATGGCATCATTAGGTTCTAAAGTGATGCAGATAAGGTCTGTAGAGTTTGCAGCCAAATACGGCGTAAAAATACATGTAAAGTCCTCATTTATTGATGAGGATGGAACATGGATAGTGGAGGAAAATGAAGAGATGGAAAGGGTAGCAGTAAGAGGAATAAGCCACGAGCTTAAAGAGTCTAAAATAACAGTAGTAAAAGTTCCAGACAAACCGGGAATAGCAGCAAAACTGTTTAAAGCATTAGGGGATAACAACATTGTTGTTGATATGATTGTTCAGAATGTCTCTCACGAAGGATACACAGACATATCCTTTACAGTGAATAAAGTTGATGCTGACTTTGCAGAAGAGATAGCCAGAGAAGTGGCTCAGGAAGTAGGAGCATCAGGTGTTGAGAGAAACGACAGAATAGCAAAAATATCTGTTGTTGGACTTGGAATGAAAACACATGCAGGAACAGCCGGGAAAATGTTTGAGGTTCTATACAGGGAAGGAATAAACATATATGCTATATCCACCTCGGAGATAAAAATATCCTGCCTGATAGATGAGAAATACGCAGAGCTTGCAGTAAGGGCACTGCACGAGGCGTTTATAGAAAATCAGGAAACCATTGTTGTTGATTAG
- a CDS encoding aminotransferase class IV, giving the protein MREIITINGERFEGKQFLRTLMYGEGVFETFRFNGKLPDRIEKHYERLNRGAKLLNIPQISKEDFLYYIEKTVSQCESTDLYVKTILVSEGNFDFPLIPYKSNLITVVRPFKERKNRKISLIVAPFRVHSSNPLLKVKTTNFAEKLIANRYAKERGYDDALFLNENGEITETTTANIFWVKGRFMYTPSVDCGLLPGITREAVLQEARKEGFTVVEGRFYLKDIKNADLIFVTNALNGIIRVGKIDFFNQEED; this is encoded by the coding sequence ATGAGAGAAATAATAACAATTAATGGGGAAAGGTTTGAAGGTAAACAGTTTTTAAGGACACTGATGTATGGGGAAGGTGTATTTGAAACGTTCCGTTTTAATGGAAAGCTTCCAGATAGAATAGAGAAACATTATGAGAGATTAAACAGGGGAGCAAAACTTTTAAACATTCCCCAGATTTCAAAAGAAGATTTCCTATACTACATTGAAAAAACTGTTTCCCAGTGTGAAAGCACAGACCTTTATGTAAAAACTATTTTGGTTTCTGAGGGTAATTTTGATTTTCCCTTAATCCCTTATAAAAGCAATCTTATTACTGTCGTTAGGCCATTCAAAGAAAGAAAAAACAGGAAAATCAGCCTGATAGTTGCTCCTTTTAGGGTTCACAGTAGTAATCCACTGCTAAAAGTAAAAACGACAAACTTTGCAGAGAAGCTTATAGCAAACAGGTATGCAAAAGAAAGGGGTTATGACGATGCCCTGTTTCTTAACGAAAATGGAGAGATTACAGAGACAACAACAGCAAACATATTTTGGGTGAAAGGAAGGTTTATGTATACTCCTTCTGTTGACTGTGGTTTGCTTCCGGGAATAACAAGAGAAGCTGTTTTGCAAGAGGCAAGGAAAGAAGGATTCACTGTTGTTGAGGGAAGATTTTATCTAAAAGATATAAAAAATGCAGACCTGATTTTTGTTACAAATGCCCTAAATGGTATAATTAGAGTTGGAAAAATTGATTTTTTTAATCAGGAGGAAGATTAA
- a CDS encoding ArnT family glycosyltransferase gives MEKSRFDKLVEDRWFLSLMLFFTVFVYFWNIWLNDIWIPNEAFYAEAAREMLQNGNFLDIYYNYEPRFNKPPMTYWLVAFSYLIFGVNEFATRLPIVLTALGSNLLVYLIGKELYGRKVALVSAAVMAFSFQFVINSRYASPEVPLTFFFTLTLYFFIVGYRRKNFVYILLSYLSLGLTVLTKGFPYIAVIGGIVIFYVLIENRFRWPQVWKDIRFLRLEIGLPLVIVVGFSWYLYMYLKFGSSFIETTLEETVKRAVGKKSQGLSDLFFYPVVILWGFLPYSLFFYYAAVRGIIDRKKELLFPAVWFGVMLIIFTIAKGKIPVYIIQAHGAMSLIVAYYLVNFSPKKLIDKIFYYGSLFVPVLVSSFAVGGMVYLFKLDYLYYVAAVFPFAFLLRYRELKILPFIAMLVLFFVFTVSVLPVVERFRPYDRIGMAINDNVPEKNIPLIIESWFWHNMPFYAQRKVFRDVPAKEIVKISQKKPVLALTTEKTYRQIDGAQVLWEGYLYKRGSESRFAILLKYVYRAIHGDYSGFEKRYLIYKGW, from the coding sequence ATGGAAAAAAGCAGATTTGATAAACTTGTTGAAGACAGATGGTTTTTATCTCTTATGCTTTTTTTCACAGTTTTTGTTTATTTCTGGAACATATGGCTTAACGATATATGGATACCAAACGAGGCTTTTTACGCTGAAGCTGCGAGGGAGATGCTCCAGAATGGGAACTTCCTTGATATTTATTACAACTATGAACCCCGATTTAACAAACCTCCTATGACATACTGGCTTGTTGCATTTTCTTATCTGATTTTTGGTGTTAATGAGTTTGCAACAAGGCTGCCTATTGTTCTGACAGCTTTAGGTTCTAATCTGCTGGTATATCTAATAGGGAAAGAGCTTTACGGCAGAAAAGTAGCATTAGTATCGGCTGCTGTTATGGCTTTCAGTTTTCAGTTTGTTATAAATTCCCGTTATGCTTCTCCTGAGGTTCCCCTCACATTCTTTTTTACATTGACTCTGTATTTTTTTATTGTAGGATACAGGAGAAAGAATTTTGTGTATATTCTCCTGTCGTATTTATCTTTAGGGCTTACTGTTTTGACAAAGGGTTTTCCGTATATAGCAGTAATCGGTGGAATAGTGATTTTTTATGTTTTGATTGAAAACAGATTCAGATGGCCTCAGGTATGGAAAGACATCAGGTTTTTAAGGTTGGAGATTGGACTGCCTTTAGTGATTGTTGTCGGATTTAGCTGGTATCTGTATATGTATCTGAAGTTTGGCAGCTCTTTTATTGAAACGACGCTGGAAGAGACAGTAAAAAGAGCAGTAGGAAAAAAGTCTCAGGGACTATCAGACCTTTTTTTCTATCCTGTTGTTATTCTGTGGGGATTCTTGCCTTATTCTCTGTTTTTTTACTATGCTGCCGTTAGGGGGATTATAGATAGAAAAAAGGAGCTTCTATTCCCTGCTGTATGGTTTGGTGTGATGCTGATTATCTTTACCATAGCAAAGGGAAAGATTCCTGTTTACATTATTCAGGCACATGGAGCAATGTCGCTGATTGTTGCTTACTACCTTGTCAACTTTTCACCGAAAAAGCTGATAGATAAGATTTTTTATTACGGCTCTCTTTTCGTGCCTGTGCTTGTCTCTTCTTTTGCCGTGGGAGGGATGGTATATCTGTTTAAACTTGATTACCTGTATTATGTGGCTGCTGTTTTTCCTTTTGCATTTTTGCTCCGTTATAGAGAGCTGAAGATACTCCCCTTTATAGCAATGTTAGTGCTGTTCTTTGTTTTTACAGTCTCTGTTCTTCCAGTTGTGGAGAGGTTCCGCCCTTATGACAGAATTGGAATGGCAATAAACGATAACGTTCCAGAGAAAAATATACCATTAATAATAGAAAGCTGGTTCTGGCACAACATGCCCTTTTACGCTCAGAGGAAGGTTTTTAGAGATGTTCCGGCAAAAGAAATCGTTAAGATTTCTCAGAAAAAGCCAGTTTTAGCCCTTACTACAGAAAAAACTTACAGGCAGATAGACGGTGCACAGGTTCTGTGGGAAGGGTATCTTTATAAAAGGGGCAGTGAATCACGATTTGCCATTTTACTGAAGTATGTATACAGGGCTATTCACGGAGATTACTCAGGTTTTGAAAAAAGATATTTAATATACAAGGGGTGGTAA
- a CDS encoding menaquinone biosynthetic enzyme MqnA/MqnD family protein has protein sequence MKIGWIDYLNTMPFDFELTGVKPDINYTLIRGVPSQINSLFSQKKVDIGFISSAHYMENFNQYLIFPELSISSYNKVKSVIILSDSPLKEIDTIYLTGESKTSRYLTKVIFEKFFGKVPDYRELNGNLEEKKAVLLIGDSAIKYADAKKYRYDLSQIWAEKTGLPFVFALWCVHRNYYERHISETVKLWKALKDSKEIFFKEIDRFLTDSRKIEYLKNLDYCLTQEHIESLKLFGSYLKELGILKEEPQFHFVEVKDELGQI, from the coding sequence TTGAAAATAGGGTGGATTGATTATCTTAATACAATGCCCTTTGACTTTGAGCTGACAGGTGTAAAACCTGATATTAATTACACACTAATCAGAGGTGTCCCTTCACAGATAAATAGTTTATTTTCACAAAAAAAAGTTGACATTGGATTTATATCTTCTGCCCACTACATGGAAAATTTTAATCAGTATCTCATATTTCCAGAGCTTTCCATATCTTCCTACAACAAAGTTAAGTCTGTTATTATTCTGTCTGACAGTCCGCTAAAAGAGATAGATACCATATATCTGACAGGAGAATCAAAAACATCCCGCTACCTTACAAAGGTTATATTTGAGAAATTTTTTGGCAAAGTTCCAGATTACAGAGAGCTAAACGGCAATTTAGAAGAAAAAAAGGCAGTCCTCCTCATAGGAGACAGTGCAATAAAATATGCAGATGCCAAAAAATATCGCTACGACCTTTCCCAGATATGGGCTGAAAAAACCGGGCTCCCCTTTGTTTTTGCCCTCTGGTGCGTCCACAGGAATTACTATGAAAGACATATCTCAGAAACAGTAAAACTGTGGAAAGCCCTGAAGGACTCAAAGGAAATATTTTTCAAAGAAATTGATAGATTCCTCACTGACAGCAGAAAAATAGAGTATTTGAAAAATCTTGATTACTGCCTTACACAGGAGCATATTGAAAGCCTGAAGCTTTTTGGCAGTTATCTGAAGGAACTGGGCATTTTAAAGGAAGAGCCACAGTTTCATTTTGTAGAGGTAAAAGATGAACTGGGTCAGATTTGA
- a CDS encoding fumarylacetoacetate hydrolase family protein: MNWVRFEGRKVYPSKVICVGRNYHRHIKELNNKNPEEIVLFIKPNSSVTTQLIKPDKRCRYEGEISFLLKDGNICGVGFGIDLTLIDEQNRLKSKGLPWEKAKAFDNSAVFSDFTQITVEDVPNLKMELYINGELIQKGSVKEMIYSPEEILQEVKNYFSIYDYDILMCGTPEGVGQFEKGDIFTGRIILHNRILIEKRWTAE, encoded by the coding sequence ATGAACTGGGTCAGATTTGAAGGAAGAAAGGTATATCCATCAAAAGTGATATGTGTAGGAAGAAACTACCACAGACACATCAAAGAGCTGAATAACAAAAATCCTGAAGAGATTGTCCTGTTTATAAAACCAAACAGCAGTGTAACAACTCAGCTAATAAAACCTGATAAAAGGTGCAGATACGAAGGAGAGATATCATTTTTACTGAAAGATGGGAACATATGTGGAGTAGGTTTTGGTATAGACCTGACGCTGATAGATGAACAAAACAGACTGAAATCAAAGGGTCTGCCGTGGGAAAAAGCAAAGGCATTTGACAACTCTGCTGTTTTCTCAGATTTTACACAGATAACTGTAGAAGATGTTCCAAATCTAAAGATGGAGCTTTACATCAACGGAGAACTGATTCAAAAAGGCTCTGTGAAAGAGATGATTTATTCTCCAGAAGAAATCCTTCAGGAAGTTAAAAATTACTTCAGTATCTATGATTATGACATACTGATGTGCGGAACTCCTGAAGGCGTTGGTCAGTTTGAAAAAGGGGATATATTTACAGGAAGGATAATCTTACATAACAGGATTTTGATTGAGAAAAGATGGACAGCAGAATAA
- the eno gene encoding phosphopyruvate hydratase: MSIIVDVIGREVLDSRGNPTVEAQVFLESGAVASAIVPSGASTGETEAVELRDGDKKRFKGKGVLKAVENINTKIADAVIGLESTEQVEIDKVMIELDGTENKSNLGANAILAVSLAVARASAVELDIPLYRYIGGANAKVLPVPLMNVINGGVHADNNLDFQEFMIVPVYGDSFKEALRCGVEIFHTLKQVLKDKGHSTNVGDEGGFAPNLKSTKEALDILMLAIEKAGYEPGEDVLLAIDAASTEFYDKEKGIYRFEGEELSADDMVVLYEEIEGTYPLISLEDGMAEDDIEGWKKLTQALGNKIQLVGDDLFTTNPKLIKKGIEENIANSVLIKLNQIGSLTETLDAIELAKTASYTNVISHRSGETEDTFIADLAVGVNAGQIKTGSASRTDRIAKYNQLIRIEEELGDNAVFKGKEVFSRFIR; the protein is encoded by the coding sequence ATGTCCATCATTGTTGATGTTATAGGTAGAGAAGTTTTAGATTCAAGGGGAAATCCTACTGTTGAAGCACAGGTGTTTTTAGAAAGTGGAGCTGTAGCTTCGGCTATTGTTCCCAGCGGTGCATCAACAGGAGAAACAGAGGCTGTTGAGCTGAGAGATGGAGATAAAAAAAGATTTAAAGGAAAAGGGGTGCTGAAAGCTGTTGAAAACATAAACACAAAAATAGCTGATGCTGTTATAGGATTGGAATCAACAGAGCAGGTAGAAATAGATAAGGTGATGATAGAGCTTGACGGAACAGAGAATAAGTCAAACCTTGGGGCAAATGCTATCCTGGCTGTTTCACTTGCTGTTGCAAGGGCATCAGCTGTAGAGTTAGACATTCCCCTTTACAGATACATAGGAGGGGCAAACGCAAAAGTTCTCCCTGTTCCACTGATGAATGTTATAAATGGCGGTGTTCATGCTGACAACAACTTAGATTTTCAGGAGTTTATGATAGTTCCTGTTTATGGAGATTCTTTCAAAGAAGCCCTCAGATGTGGAGTGGAGATTTTTCACACATTGAAGCAGGTTTTAAAAGATAAGGGGCATTCAACAAACGTTGGTGATGAAGGGGGATTTGCCCCAAATCTAAAATCTACAAAGGAAGCTTTAGATATTCTTATGCTTGCGATAGAAAAGGCAGGATACGAGCCGGGAGAGGATGTCTTACTTGCCATAGATGCTGCATCTACCGAGTTTTATGACAAGGAAAAGGGAATTTACAGATTTGAAGGAGAAGAGCTGTCAGCAGATGATATGGTTGTGTTGTATGAGGAGATAGAGGGGACATATCCCCTGATATCCCTTGAAGATGGTATGGCAGAGGATGACATAGAAGGATGGAAAAAGCTAACGCAGGCTTTAGGAAACAAGATTCAGCTTGTTGGAGATGACCTGTTTACAACAAATCCAAAACTTATAAAGAAGGGAATTGAAGAGAATATTGCAAACTCCGTGCTAATAAAACTAAACCAGATAGGCTCTCTGACCGAAACGTTAGATGCGATAGAGCTGGCAAAAACGGCGAGTTATACAAATGTTATATCCCACAGGTCAGGGGAGACAGAAGACACGTTTATTGCTGACCTTGCTGTTGGAGTAAACGCTGGACAGATAAAGACAGGCTCTGCTTCAAGGACAGACAGAATAGCTAAATATAACCAGCTGATAAGAATAGAGGAAGAATTAGGAGATAATGCAGTATTCAAAGGAAAAGAAGTTTTTTCAAGGTTTATCAGATAG
- the accC gene encoding acetyl-CoA carboxylase biotin carboxylase subunit: MRKKKIKKVLVANRGEVATRIIRACKELGIRTVAIYSEADHNGIWVKKADEAYMISGDPIKAYLNFYKIVDLARQTKCDAIHPGYGFLSENADFARYCEKRGIIFIGPKPDHIELFGDKIKSKVAMREVGVPVLPGTDEPITDINEAKKVAKDIGFPVIIKAAYGGGGRGMRIVEKESDFEELFRSATSEAEKFFGRGDVFIEKYVKNPRHIEIQIMADKYGNVIHLGERDCSIQRRHQKVIEIAPSPRLSEEVRRELYRVAVKSMFKLGYENVGTLEFLVDEDDNFYFIEMNTRLQVEHTVTETVTGVDIVQRMIQIAEGEKLPFLQEDIKFRGYAIEFRINAEDPKKGFAPSPGRITSYYSPGGPGVRIDAAVYKDYIIPPYYDSMIAKLTVWALTWEQTVNRAKRALEEFQVRGVPTNLPLLRQIVRDKDFMVGKFDTGYIDKKLPKFRLKPEGGDPEDLATVIAAAIAAYHRL; encoded by the coding sequence ATGAGAAAGAAGAAAATCAAAAAGGTTCTCGTTGCAAACAGAGGAGAAGTTGCAACCCGTATAATAAGAGCCTGTAAAGAGCTTGGAATAAGAACAGTTGCCATATACTCAGAGGCAGACCACAACGGAATATGGGTAAAAAAAGCCGACGAAGCCTATATGATATCTGGAGACCCAATAAAAGCATATCTTAACTTTTACAAAATTGTTGACCTTGCAAGACAGACAAAGTGTGATGCGATTCATCCCGGTTATGGATTTTTGTCAGAGAATGCAGACTTTGCAAGATACTGTGAAAAAAGGGGAATTATATTTATTGGACCAAAACCTGACCATATAGAGCTGTTTGGAGACAAGATAAAATCTAAGGTTGCAATGAGAGAGGTGGGAGTTCCTGTCCTGCCCGGGACGGATGAACCTATTACTGATATAAATGAAGCAAAAAAAGTAGCAAAAGATATAGGCTTTCCAGTGATAATAAAAGCTGCATATGGCGGTGGTGGAAGGGGGATGAGAATTGTTGAAAAAGAGTCTGATTTTGAAGAGCTGTTCAGGTCTGCCACCAGCGAAGCAGAGAAATTTTTTGGCAGGGGAGACGTGTTTATTGAAAAATATGTAAAAAATCCCCGTCATATAGAGATACAGATAATGGCAGATAAATACGGAAATGTTATACATTTAGGTGAGAGAGACTGTTCAATACAGAGAAGACATCAAAAGGTTATAGAGATAGCTCCATCTCCAAGACTTAGCGAAGAGGTAAGAAGAGAGCTTTACAGAGTTGCAGTAAAATCTATGTTTAAGCTTGGATATGAGAATGTTGGAACACTTGAGTTTTTGGTAGACGAAGATGATAACTTTTACTTTATAGAGATGAACACAAGACTTCAGGTTGAACACACTGTAACAGAAACAGTTACAGGTGTTGATATTGTTCAGAGGATGATACAGATTGCAGAAGGAGAAAAACTTCCATTTCTGCAGGAGGACATAAAGTTCAGAGGCTATGCTATAGAGTTTAGAATAAATGCAGAAGACCCAAAGAAAGGATTTGCACCTTCTCCCGGAAGGATAACTTCCTATTACTCCCCTGGCGGTCCCGGAGTAAGAATAGACGCAGCAGTTTATAAAGATTACATAATTCCACCTTATTACGACTCTATGATTGCAAAACTTACTGTGTGGGCATTAACATGGGAACAGACAGTAAACAGAGCAAAAAGAGCACTTGAAGAGTTTCAGGTAAGGGGTGTTCCGACAAACCTCCCACTTTTGAGACAGATTGTTAGAGATAAAGACTTTATGGTAGGAAAGTTTGATACAGGCTACATAGATAAAAAACTGCCTAAATTCAGACTAAAACCTGAAGGGGGAGACCCTGAAGATTTAGCGACTGTTATTGCAGCAGCTATAGCAGCATATCATAGATTGTAA
- a CDS encoding DUF4416 family protein → MRKNTDRAFLGFALMWREEEFLLKAKENLLSEYGSILSQSEIFNPPVSKYYQREMGFPLLKRFIITDRVIDKSEIKGIKKLCMEIEDSFRINGSRTVNIDPFYIDPDQLVVSTKKYRGNRIYLGDGVYAELELFYHHGSFQPFIWTYLDYKQQIPFFNSVRNFLKL, encoded by the coding sequence GTGAGAAAAAACACTGATAGGGCATTTTTAGGATTTGCTCTGATGTGGAGGGAGGAGGAGTTTCTCCTTAAGGCTAAAGAAAATCTGCTGTCTGAATACGGCAGTATTTTAAGCCAGTCAGAGATTTTTAATCCTCCTGTTTCTAAATACTATCAGAGAGAGATGGGATTTCCTCTGCTTAAAAGATTCATCATAACAGACAGAGTGATAGATAAGTCAGAAATTAAAGGTATAAAAAAGCTGTGTATGGAGATAGAAGACAGTTTCAGGATAAACGGAAGCAGAACAGTGAACATAGACCCTTTTTACATAGACCCAGACCAGCTTGTTGTATCAACTAAAAAATACAGGGGGAACAGGATATATTTAGGAGATGGTGTTTATGCTGAGCTGGAGCTGTTTTATCATCACGGCTCTTTTCAGCCGTTTATCTGGACATACTTAGATTATAAACAGCAGATACCTTTTTTCAACAGCGTCAGGAACTTTTTAAAGCTGTGA
- a CDS encoding sulfite exporter TauE/SafE family protein: MEIYLPVADVSVNVFVLITLGLVVGFFSGMLGIGGGIILNPTLIKLGIPPIVTVGTSVAQMVGATVSGFLAHLRLKNIDLKLGAVLIISGFVGGAFGVFLTKILEEAGHFRTFVLSFYAFYLAFTGITMFIDLIKKEKPEKEKSRFKQFIDLLPFKYRFDFGHFSVLIPVFIGLISGFLAAVMGVGGGFVVIPALMYLAELPVNRAVGMSLFQMIFITAFLTYFHGTVNHGVDVILALILMAGSSFGAVFGSAVGQRINKNITKLIMASLVSTVSVLSFYQLFFEKEKTKEGIKQVHNFISDFAFNHPQIYSISVIIVSLIAGTIISMIAHRIKLRVEIFMEKRREKKI, from the coding sequence TTGGAGATATACCTGCCAGTTGCAGACGTTTCTGTTAATGTATTTGTTTTAATAACCCTTGGTCTTGTTGTAGGATTTTTCTCCGGTATGCTTGGAATAGGTGGAGGTATTATTCTCAATCCTACTTTGATAAAGTTAGGTATTCCTCCAATAGTTACAGTAGGAACATCTGTTGCCCAGATGGTAGGTGCAACAGTATCAGGATTTTTAGCCCATCTGAGACTGAAAAATATTGATTTAAAACTTGGAGCTGTTCTTATAATTTCTGGATTTGTCGGTGGAGCTTTTGGGGTTTTCCTGACAAAAATATTAGAAGAGGCTGGTCATTTCAGAACATTCGTTCTCTCTTTTTATGCTTTTTATCTTGCCTTTACAGGGATTACAATGTTTATAGACCTGATTAAAAAAGAAAAACCAGAAAAAGAAAAAAGCAGATTTAAACAATTTATAGATTTGCTCCCATTCAAGTATAGATTTGATTTTGGACATTTTTCTGTCCTAATACCTGTTTTTATTGGGCTGATATCTGGATTTTTAGCAGCTGTTATGGGTGTAGGGGGTGGATTTGTGGTAATCCCTGCCCTTATGTATTTAGCAGAGCTTCCTGTTAATAGAGCTGTTGGTATGAGTCTATTTCAGATGATTTTTATAACAGCATTTTTGACATACTTCCACGGGACTGTAAATCACGGGGTTGATGTTATCCTCGCCCTCATTCTTATGGCTGGTTCTTCTTTTGGAGCTGTTTTTGGCTCTGCAGTAGGTCAGAGAATAAACAAAAACATAACAAAGCTGATAATGGCTTCCCTTGTATCTACTGTATCAGTTCTCAGCTTTTATCAGCTGTTCTTTGAAAAAGAGAAAACAAAAGAAGGGATAAAACAGGTTCACAACTTTATTTCAGATTTTGCCTTCAATCATCCCCAGATATACTCCATATCTGTAATTATTGTAAGTTTAATTGCAGGGACTATAATAAGTATGATTGCACACAGAATAAAACTGAGAGTTGAGATATTTATGGAAAAAAGGAGAGAGAAAAAGATTTGA